A DNA window from Octopus bimaculoides isolate UCB-OBI-ISO-001 chromosome 12, ASM119413v2, whole genome shotgun sequence contains the following coding sequences:
- the LOC106870432 gene encoding activated RNA polymerase II transcriptional coactivator p15 isoform X2, whose product MSKRRNCHRWNVFHYKSLILSIYKNKLEEFAFIHGQPFSRSGPQSAHDCVKTRGHKRIYNKCAHVQCQFHLLLKLQYLENMPKHKTLSDSSDSDSGPDDRTPVSKKKKPEKKPEKKPEKKAKSSGDGDENMFQLSKMRYATVSEFRGKVMVGIREYYEADGELRPSKKGISLNLEQWKCLKNHIDSIDEAIEAF is encoded by the exons ATGAGTAAAAGGCGGAATTGTCATAGATGGAACGTCTTTCATTACAAATCTCTGATTCTGtcaatttataaaaacaaattagaaGAATTTGCTTTTATTCACGGGCAACCTTTTTCTAGAAGCGGGCCGCAATCAGCCCATGACTGCGTTAAGACAAGGGGACATAAgcgaatatataataaatgtgcgCATGTGCAGTGTCAGTTTCACCTTTTGCTGAAGTTACAAT ATTTAGAAAATATGCCAAAGCACAAGACTCTTTCAGACTCCAGTGACAGTGATAGTGGTCCTGATGATAGAACG CCGGTAAGCAAGAAAAAGAAGCCAGAAAAGAAACCTGAAAAAAAGCCTGAAAAGAAAGCCAAATCTTCTGGTGATGGAGATGAAAACATGTTCCAG TTATCAAAGATGAGATATGCAACTGTCAGTGAATTTCGAGGCAAAGTGATGGTTGGAATTCGTGAATATTATGAAGCTGATGGTGAATTAAGACCTAGCAAAAAAG GAATCAGTTTAAACTTGGAGCAGTGGAAATGCTTGAAAAATCACATTGATTCCATTGATGAGGCAATTGAAGCGTTCTAA
- the LOC106870432 gene encoding activated RNA polymerase II transcriptional coactivator p15 isoform X3, protein MFQRPVISLGGDLENMPKHKTLSDSSDSDSGPDDRTPVSKKKKPEKKPEKKPEKKAKSSGDGDENMFQLSKMRYATVSEFRGKVMVGIREYYEADGELRPSKKGISLNLEQWKCLKNHIDSIDEAIEAF, encoded by the exons ATGTTCCAGAGACCGGTAATATCTCTTGGCGGAG ATTTAGAAAATATGCCAAAGCACAAGACTCTTTCAGACTCCAGTGACAGTGATAGTGGTCCTGATGATAGAACG CCGGTAAGCAAGAAAAAGAAGCCAGAAAAGAAACCTGAAAAAAAGCCTGAAAAGAAAGCCAAATCTTCTGGTGATGGAGATGAAAACATGTTCCAG TTATCAAAGATGAGATATGCAACTGTCAGTGAATTTCGAGGCAAAGTGATGGTTGGAATTCGTGAATATTATGAAGCTGATGGTGAATTAAGACCTAGCAAAAAAG GAATCAGTTTAAACTTGGAGCAGTGGAAATGCTTGAAAAATCACATTGATTCCATTGATGAGGCAATTGAAGCGTTCTAA